In Bufo gargarizans isolate SCDJY-AF-19 chromosome 5, ASM1485885v1, whole genome shotgun sequence, the following are encoded in one genomic region:
- the RRS1 gene encoding ribosome biogenesis regulatory protein homolog, whose translation MAATTVEEVLAQVEKDEAEKLKLITVHKELELQFDLGNLLAVDPNAPDGKAFRQQKRAEFLRSLARDNTQLLINQLWTLPTQRVQECVTATLPEPTTRLPREKPVPKPRAPTRWEEFAKLKGIQKKKKTNLVWDEVHKEWRRRWGFKRAKDDTKDWLAEVPVTSDPNEDQFGKRMKAKKERVAKNELNRLRNLARAHKGKVPGVGLTPTSQPSKNELGKAMHVAKRSTASVGRFQDKLPKEKEPRNMGKKRKFQPLVGDFKAEKSKQLEILKVMDSKKPKMDVTKAVNRQMREEDAEASAKRRKGKGGREQGGPKKGKGGKDRGGPKKGKGGKYQGGPRKGPAKKGKGKRK comes from the coding sequence ATGGCGGCCACCACCGTAGAGGAAGTGCTAGCCCAGGTGGAGAAAGATGAGGCGGAGAAGCTGAAGCTCATCACCGTGCACAAGGAGCTGGAGCTGCAGTTCGATCTGGGGAACCTGCTGGCCGTAGACCCCAATGCTCCGGACGGCAAAGCCTTTCGGCAGCAGAAACGAGCCGAGTTTCTGCGCTCCCTCGCCCGGGACAACACGCAGCTGCTCATCAACCAGCTATGGACGCTGCCCACACAGCGGGTGCAGGAGTGCGTGACCGCCACCTTACCGGAGCCCACCACCCGCCTTCCCCGGGAGAAGCCTGTGCCCAAACCCCGAGCTCCCACCCGCTGGGAGGAGTTCGCTAAGCTGAAGGGGAtccagaagaagaagaagaccaACCTGGTGTGGGACGAAGTGCACAAGGAATGGCGGCGGCGCTGGGGCTTTAAGAGGGCCAAGGATGACACCAAGGACTGGCTGGCCGAGGTGCCCGTCACCTCCGACCCCAATGAGGACCAGTTCGGGAAGAGAATGAAAGCCAAGAAGGAGAGGGTGGCCAAGAACGAGCTGAACCGCCTGAGGAACCTCGCCCGGGCACACAAGGGTAAAGTGCCAGGCGTGGGGCTCACCCCCACCAGCCAGCCATCCAAGAATGAGCTGGGCAAAGCCATGCATGTGGCCAAGCGCTCCACAGCCTCAGTGGGGAGGTTCCAGGACAAGTTACCCAAGGAGAAGGAGCCCAGGAACATGGGCAAGAAGAGGAAGTTCCAGCCTCTGGTGGGAGACTTCAAAGCTGAGAAGAGCAAGCAGCTGGAGATCCTGAAGGTCATGGACAGTAAGAAGCCCAAAATGGATGTCACCAAAGCTGTGAACAGACAGATGAGGGAGGAGGATGCAGAAGCCTCTGCCAAGAGGAGGAAGGGCAAAGGGGGCAGAGAACAAGGGGGGCCCAAGAAGGGCAAAGGGGGTAAAGACCGAGGGGGGCCCAAGAAGGGCAAAGGGGGTAAATACCAAGGAGGGCCCAGGAAGGGACCAGCTAAGAAAGGCAAGGGCAAAAGAAAGTAA